In a genomic window of Magnolia sinica isolate HGM2019 chromosome 16, MsV1, whole genome shotgun sequence:
- the LOC131229779 gene encoding DEK domain-containing chromatin-associated protein 4-like isoform X2 has product MVEPEVASEATDEPLDNGPDPHEGTSGIVVEKKEERNGIGEVEGEAKEEEKKSEDVKAEEEDDKKVEGDGEEGLKMEEGEDGLKEEEKTDEKAEESKEEKVLKSRRGQRTQRGQRGKAKKKEVVSEEKKGEMKKREADKKNVKESDVKEGKEIRIEEEGVAEGVEMEEETDKKVEKENKEVEEKAEESKKDKAAKKRRRGQNAGEKDEVKKKREVGEKKVKESVTPVASSLIDRPVRERKSVERLVAMIEKEAVKEFLIEKGPGTPLKDIPNVAYKLSKRKTDDVVKMLHSIIFGRRGKASQFKSNIAQFSGFVWHENEEKQRAKIKERLDKCVKDKLVDICDMLDIPISKATVRKEDLVLKLLDFLVAPSATTDILLAEKDQSSTAKKRKRTVNRSASKSPGSTLARRSAKKQRKVKDTPKREKKSTEETEDEEEEEDEEIENGMPDADEDQAPEHSESEKKEDESDEEYDEDSGKGKQSSKKTSKRGSAGKVKTKKAPPATPTKTSAQSSSKVPKADDTNNTSPKVFSRKKKSEDKTPKQSSTPLKSAPKSKGGKEVAKGKGKPKKESDLSDEELRKATCEILKEVDYNTPVVSTPISHRGNRP; this is encoded by the exons ATGGTTGAGCCGGAGGTGGCGTCGGAAGCCACAGATGAGCCACTGGATAATGGGCCAGACCCGCATGAGGGTACGAGCGGAATTGTTGttgagaagaaagaggagagaaatggaattggagaagttgaaggagaagcaaaagaagaggagaagaaatcTGAGGATGTGAAGGCCGAGGAAGAAGATGACAAGAAAGTAGAAGGAGATGGTGAGGAAGGTctgaaaatggaagaaggagaagatggcCTGAAGGAAGAGGAGAAGACTGATGAGAAGGCTGAAGAGAGCAAGGAGGAGAAAGTGTTGAAGAGTCGGAGGGGGCAGAGAACACAGAGAGGGCAGAGAGGTAAGGCGAAGAAAAAGGAGGTTGTTAGTGAGGAGAAAAAAGGGGAGATGAAGAAACGCGAAGCAGACAAGAAAAATGTGAAAGAAAGTGATGTGAAGGAAGGGAAGGAGATAAGAATAGAAGAGGAAGGAGTGGCTGAAGGAGTGGAAATGGAGGAAGAAACTGACaagaaagtagagaaggagaaTAAAGAGGTTGAGGAGAAGGCTGAAGAGAGTAAAAAAGATAAAGCGGCAAAGAAACGTCGGAGGGGGCAGAATGCTGGGGAGAAAGATGAAGTGAAGAAGAAAAGGGAGGTGGGTGAGAAAAAGGTGAAAGAGTCAGTTACTCCAGTGGCTTCCTCCTTGATCGATCGACCTGTGCGGGAGCGGAAATCGGTTGAGAGGTTGGTGGCTATGATTGAGAAGGAAGCAGTTAAGGAGTTCCTCATTGAAAAG GGGCCGGGTACTCCACTGAAAGATATACCCAATG TTGCATACAAGCTATCAAAAAGAAAAACTGATGATGTTGTGAAGATGCTTCACTCGATCATTTTTGGAAGGAGAGGAAAG GCATCTCAGTTCAAAAGTAATATCGCCCAGTTCTCTGGCTTTGTTTGGCATGAGAACGAG GAAAAGCAAAGAGCTAAAATAAAAGAGAGGCTTGACAAATGTGTCAAAGATAAATTGGTGGATATCTGCGACATGCTGGATATACCTATTTCTAAGGCTACAGTAAGGAAG GAAGATCTTGTATTGAAGCTGTTAGACTTTTTGGTGGCCCCTAGTGCTACAACTGACATATTGCTTGCAGAAAAAGATCAG TCAAGTACGGCTAAGAAACGTAAGAGGACAGTCAACAGAAGTGCATCAAAAAGCCCTGGAAGTACACTAGCGAGGCGCTCAGCAAAG AAACAAAGAAAGGTCAAGGACACTCCTAAGCGAGAGAAAAAGAGTACCGAAGAAACggaagatgaagaagaggaggaagatgaagagattGAAAATGGCATGCCTGATGCAGATGAGGATCAAGCTCCTGAGCATTCTGAAAGTGAGAAAAAGGAAGATGAATCTGACGAAGAGTATGATGAGGACTCAGGAAAAGGCAAACAAAGCTCGAAGAAGACATCAAAGAGAGGCTCTGCTGGGAAAGTTAAAACCAAGAAAGCCCCTCCTGCAACACCCACAAAAACCTCAGCACAATCTTCTTCCAAGGTACCCAAGGCTGATGATACAAACAATACTAGTCCAAAAGTCTTCTCGAGGAAGAAGAAAAGTGAGGACAAAACTCCAAAGCAATCCTCCACTCCATTGAAATCTGCCCCCAAATCAAAAGGAG GTAAAGAGGTGGCAAAAGGGAAGGGTAAACCCAAGAAAGAATCTGATCTGAGTGATGAGGAATTGAGGAAGGCGACATGTGAAATTCTAAAAGAAGTCGACTATAACACG CCCGTCGTTTCAACACCGATCTCACATCGAGGAAACCGGCCTTAA
- the LOC131229779 gene encoding DEK domain-containing chromatin-associated protein 4-like isoform X1 → MVEPEVASEATDEPLDNGPDPHEGTSGIVVEKKEERNGIGEVEGEAKEEEKKSEDVKAEEEDDKKVEGDGEEGLKMEEGEDGLKEEEKTDEKAEESKEEKVLKSRRGQRTQRGQRGKAKKKEVVSEEKKGEMKKREADKKNVKESDVKEGKEIRIEEEGVAEGVEMEEETDKKVEKENKEVEEKAEESKKDKAAKKRRRGQNAGEKDEVKKKREVGEKKVKESVTPVASSLIDRPVRERKSVERLVAMIEKEAVKEFLIEKGPGTPLKDIPNVAYKLSKRKTDDVVKMLHSIIFGRRGKASQFKSNIAQFSGFVWHENEEKQRAKIKERLDKCVKDKLVDICDMLDIPISKATVRKEDLVLKLLDFLVAPSATTDILLAEKDQSSTAKKRKRTVNRSASKSPGSTLARRSAKKQRKVKDTPKREKKSTEETEDEEEEEDEEIENGMPDADEDQAPEHSESEKKEDESDEEYDEDSGKGKQSSKKTSKRGSAGKVKTKKAPPATPTKTSAQSSSKVPKADDTNNTSPKVFSRKKKSEDKTPKQSSTPLKSAPKSKGGKEVAKGKGKPKKESDLSDEELRKATCEILKEVDYNTATFTDILKLLARRFNTDLTSRKPALKAMIREELTKIADEAEDDQDDEDEPEKGENSEPADQEAEV, encoded by the exons ATGGTTGAGCCGGAGGTGGCGTCGGAAGCCACAGATGAGCCACTGGATAATGGGCCAGACCCGCATGAGGGTACGAGCGGAATTGTTGttgagaagaaagaggagagaaatggaattggagaagttgaaggagaagcaaaagaagaggagaagaaatcTGAGGATGTGAAGGCCGAGGAAGAAGATGACAAGAAAGTAGAAGGAGATGGTGAGGAAGGTctgaaaatggaagaaggagaagatggcCTGAAGGAAGAGGAGAAGACTGATGAGAAGGCTGAAGAGAGCAAGGAGGAGAAAGTGTTGAAGAGTCGGAGGGGGCAGAGAACACAGAGAGGGCAGAGAGGTAAGGCGAAGAAAAAGGAGGTTGTTAGTGAGGAGAAAAAAGGGGAGATGAAGAAACGCGAAGCAGACAAGAAAAATGTGAAAGAAAGTGATGTGAAGGAAGGGAAGGAGATAAGAATAGAAGAGGAAGGAGTGGCTGAAGGAGTGGAAATGGAGGAAGAAACTGACaagaaagtagagaaggagaaTAAAGAGGTTGAGGAGAAGGCTGAAGAGAGTAAAAAAGATAAAGCGGCAAAGAAACGTCGGAGGGGGCAGAATGCTGGGGAGAAAGATGAAGTGAAGAAGAAAAGGGAGGTGGGTGAGAAAAAGGTGAAAGAGTCAGTTACTCCAGTGGCTTCCTCCTTGATCGATCGACCTGTGCGGGAGCGGAAATCGGTTGAGAGGTTGGTGGCTATGATTGAGAAGGAAGCAGTTAAGGAGTTCCTCATTGAAAAG GGGCCGGGTACTCCACTGAAAGATATACCCAATG TTGCATACAAGCTATCAAAAAGAAAAACTGATGATGTTGTGAAGATGCTTCACTCGATCATTTTTGGAAGGAGAGGAAAG GCATCTCAGTTCAAAAGTAATATCGCCCAGTTCTCTGGCTTTGTTTGGCATGAGAACGAG GAAAAGCAAAGAGCTAAAATAAAAGAGAGGCTTGACAAATGTGTCAAAGATAAATTGGTGGATATCTGCGACATGCTGGATATACCTATTTCTAAGGCTACAGTAAGGAAG GAAGATCTTGTATTGAAGCTGTTAGACTTTTTGGTGGCCCCTAGTGCTACAACTGACATATTGCTTGCAGAAAAAGATCAG TCAAGTACGGCTAAGAAACGTAAGAGGACAGTCAACAGAAGTGCATCAAAAAGCCCTGGAAGTACACTAGCGAGGCGCTCAGCAAAG AAACAAAGAAAGGTCAAGGACACTCCTAAGCGAGAGAAAAAGAGTACCGAAGAAACggaagatgaagaagaggaggaagatgaagagattGAAAATGGCATGCCTGATGCAGATGAGGATCAAGCTCCTGAGCATTCTGAAAGTGAGAAAAAGGAAGATGAATCTGACGAAGAGTATGATGAGGACTCAGGAAAAGGCAAACAAAGCTCGAAGAAGACATCAAAGAGAGGCTCTGCTGGGAAAGTTAAAACCAAGAAAGCCCCTCCTGCAACACCCACAAAAACCTCAGCACAATCTTCTTCCAAGGTACCCAAGGCTGATGATACAAACAATACTAGTCCAAAAGTCTTCTCGAGGAAGAAGAAAAGTGAGGACAAAACTCCAAAGCAATCCTCCACTCCATTGAAATCTGCCCCCAAATCAAAAGGAG GTAAAGAGGTGGCAAAAGGGAAGGGTAAACCCAAGAAAGAATCTGATCTGAGTGATGAGGAATTGAGGAAGGCGACATGTGAAATTCTAAAAGAAGTCGACTATAACACG GCCACATTCACTGACATTCTCAAGCTACTTG CCCGTCGTTTCAACACCGATCTCACATCGAGGAAACCGGCCTTAAAGGCCATGATCCGGGAAGAGCTGACTAAGATTGCTGATGAGGCGGAAGACGAccaagatgatgaagatgagccTGAGAAGGGAGAAAACTCAGAACCTGCTGACCAAGAAGCAGAGGTTTGA